GTGACAGTGCCTCGGCGATGGGCTGCTGGTTGCGCAGGCAGTGTTCGGCGATGGGTTTGGTCACAGGGTTCCACTCCGTTTGTTGTCTTCAGGTTACCACCGCTGCCCGTCGCCTGCCGCCGGCGGATACGGCCCTCAACTTTAGCGTCGGGCTTGCCGCATCCGCCAGGGCATGTCCGGAAGGAAAGGACAATATGCAAACAAACTACAAATACAGTAAAATGCCCGAGAATTCAGTGCGTTACAATTCATTTCAGCATGTAGTGAAGTGTAACCGTCCACGATAGGTTGGGCCATTGGGCCCGGGACGACGCGATGGCGCAAAGGACGCACCTCCAGCAGCGGCGAGGCTACCATGCCTGAGCCCCACAGCCCCAGGGTCCGAAAGTGGATCTGGCTACCGTTCGTGCTTTTTCTCGGGCTCGGTGTCTACGGGTTCCTGCTGAATCTGTCGCCGGCCCTGGGCGCTCACGCCCTTCCGCTGCAGCCATCGTCGCTGTTGCCCGAAACCGGCGACGATATCTTCCAGCCCCACATTGCCTTCCGCAAGGCCAACCTGGACCAGGTCCTGGCACACGACGACTGGCTCTCGGGCAGCGGCTGGCAAACCCTGCCCGATTTTCGTGAGGGCCTGGGCTACCTGCAATCGCCCGCCACCTTCCGCATCACGCTGCAGAACCCGGATCCCGAACCGCTCTCGTTGCTGCTGCAAATCGAGGCGCCCTCCCTGGACCGGGTCCGCGCCGTCGCCATTCCCGAGGACGGCCAGCCCGAGCGACTGCCGACGCTCGGCGACCAGGCCCCTTTCGCCGAGCGCATCGTCAAACTGCCGGAGCTGATCTGGCCCATCGTGCTGGGCGGACACAGTTACACCACCCTGCTTTTTGAGGTCAATAACGCCGGACCGACGCTGTTTCCCTTCAGCGTCACGCGCCCGGAGCACCTGCTCAGCGAAGTGGGCAGCCGGATTGCCTGGAAAGCTGCGCTCTACGGCGTCCTGCTGTTTGCCCTGGTGTTCGACATCGCCCTGCTGCTCACACTGCGCAGCATGGCCGCCGCCTGGCTCACCTGCCTGCTGACCAGCGTGCTGTTTACCCAGCTGTGCGTGGACGGCTTCGGGCTCTGGCTGATCTGGCCCAACATGCCGGCCCTGGGCAGCCTGCTGTCCCCCATGATCGCACTCAGCGCCGTGGCGCTGATCCGCTTCTGCCGGCACTTCCTGGGGCTCACCGGCCCCTGGCTCTACCCCCTGCGCCTTGCCGCCCTGAGCATGCTGGCGCTGGCCCTGCTGGAGCCCGTGCTCCCCGGGCTGGTGGGGCAGGACACCATCCTCGTGGGCGGCAGCATCAGCTTGCTGCTGGTTCTGGCCGTTGCCCTCGCCCGCTCCCGTGAGCAGGCCTCGGCGCGCTATCTCTCGGTAGCCCTGGTGCTGCTGATCCTGGGTGCGGCGACGGCCATGCTGCGCACCATTGGCTGGGTGCCGGTCAACGCCATCACCAATTCCGGTTTCTATCTGGGCACGGCCGCGGCGTCCATTTTCCTGACGCTGGTGGTCGGCTATCGTCTGGTCGAGGAGCGCCGGCGCCGCCTCAGCGCCACCCAGCGCGCCCTGGAAGAACGCCGCCTGCGCACGCGACTGGAGCAGGACTACGACCAACTGGCCGCCTCCAACCGCATCACCCGCCGCCCCAACCGCGCGATCATCGAGCAGACCCTGGCGCAGCTGTCGCCGCTGGACCAGCCCTTCGTGGTGGGTCTGTTGCGCCTGGAACGCTACGGCGAGATCGAGCGCGCGCTGGGCTACCAGGAGGCGGAAAACCTGCTGCGCATCTACCTGACCCGGCTGTGCCGATACCTGGAAACCCATTTCAGTGGCCAGCTGATCCTGTTCCGGGGCCACCCGGTGGGCACGGTGGACACCTTCAACCACGTCTTCGCCCTGCGCACCGACGTGGGCAGCATTCCCTGGAACGACATCCGCGCCTGGCTGGAGCAGACTTTCAACGAAGAACACTACGCGTTCAGTTGGGTGGGCCGGCTGGGGCTGGCCTACGCGCCGGAACACGGCACCGCCGGCAGCGAACTGATCTCCCGCGCCGGCTTCGCGGCCCTGTCCAGCGACGCCATCATCAACGTCTACGATCCGTATTCCGAGAAGAAACAGAACCTGCAGCACTTCCTGATCCTGGACCTGGACCAGGCCCTGCGCACCGGCGCCATCCACCTGCACTACCAGCCCAAGGTGTTCGTCCACGACAGCCGAGTCATCGCCTACGAGGCGCTGATCCGCTGGGACCATCCGCAGCACGGCCGCATCCGCCCGGACCAGTGGATTCCCTTCGCCGAACAGGTGGGCGCCATCCACGGCGTCACGCTCTGGGCCATCGAACGGGCGGTGCAGGATCTGCCGATGCTGGAGCAGCAGACCGGTTACGCGGTAACCATCGCCATCAACATTTCCGCCCGCGATCTGGCGCGACAGGACTTTCACAGCGAGGCGCTGGCAATCCTCGATCGCCACCGGGTAGCACCCGACCAGGTGATGCTGGAAATCACCGAAACCGCGGTCATGGGGGATGTGGACCGTGCCCGCCAGATGCTGGAGAAACTCAGCCACGCCGGCTTCCGCATCGCCCTGGACGACTTCGGTACCGGCTACTCCTCCCTCAGCGCCCTAGCCTCGTTCAGTCTGGACGAACTCAAGATCGACCGCAGTTTCCTGACCGACATCCACATCGACGCGGTGCGCCAGCGCATCTTCCACACCGCGGTGGAGCTGGGCGAAGCGCTGGATCTGCGCATCGTGGTGGAAGGTGTGGAATCGGCAGCGGTCGCCGACTGGCTGCAGCGCTACCCCGGCCTGTGCGGCCAGGGCTACTACTGGGGCCGGCCGGCACCGCTCATACCGGCCTGAAGCACCACGCCCGGCGTGGTCGCCCCAGAAACCCGAGGGACGGTTTCCCGGGCAAACGACTTTCGCGGCGCGTCCACCTAGACTGGCTCAAACCGCCAGCCAGCCGGGAACGCCAGATGACCAGGAAACCGCAACAGCAGCGGGCCAAGGCCACCGTCAATGCCATCGTCGAAGCCGGCTTCATCGCCATGGCCGAACATGGCCCGGCGGCCACCACCACGCGCCAGATTGCGGATATCGCGGGGGTCGGCGTGGGTTCACTGTACGAGTACTTCGACAACAAGGAAGCCATCTTCAGCGAGATGTCGCAGCGTTTCGTGGCGGACACGGTGGCGATGATCCAGCCGCTGGTGCCGGAGCTGGTGCGCTTACCCATCGCCGACGCGGTGCGGGAGCTGCTCGACCGCTTCCGCGATTTCCTGCAGCAGGACGACGGGCG
This DNA window, taken from Marinobacter bohaiensis, encodes the following:
- a CDS encoding EAL domain-containing protein gives rise to the protein MPEPHSPRVRKWIWLPFVLFLGLGVYGFLLNLSPALGAHALPLQPSSLLPETGDDIFQPHIAFRKANLDQVLAHDDWLSGSGWQTLPDFREGLGYLQSPATFRITLQNPDPEPLSLLLQIEAPSLDRVRAVAIPEDGQPERLPTLGDQAPFAERIVKLPELIWPIVLGGHSYTTLLFEVNNAGPTLFPFSVTRPEHLLSEVGSRIAWKAALYGVLLFALVFDIALLLTLRSMAAAWLTCLLTSVLFTQLCVDGFGLWLIWPNMPALGSLLSPMIALSAVALIRFCRHFLGLTGPWLYPLRLAALSMLALALLEPVLPGLVGQDTILVGGSISLLLVLAVALARSREQASARYLSVALVLLILGAATAMLRTIGWVPVNAITNSGFYLGTAAASIFLTLVVGYRLVEERRRRLSATQRALEERRLRTRLEQDYDQLAASNRITRRPNRAIIEQTLAQLSPLDQPFVVGLLRLERYGEIERALGYQEAENLLRIYLTRLCRYLETHFSGQLILFRGHPVGTVDTFNHVFALRTDVGSIPWNDIRAWLEQTFNEEHYAFSWVGRLGLAYAPEHGTAGSELISRAGFAALSSDAIINVYDPYSEKKQNLQHFLILDLDQALRTGAIHLHYQPKVFVHDSRVIAYEALIRWDHPQHGRIRPDQWIPFAEQVGAIHGVTLWAIERAVQDLPMLEQQTGYAVTIAINISARDLARQDFHSEALAILDRHRVAPDQVMLEITETAVMGDVDRARQMLEKLSHAGFRIALDDFGTGYSSLSALASFSLDELKIDRSFLTDIHIDAVRQRIFHTAVELGEALDLRIVVEGVESAAVADWLQRYPGLCGQGYYWGRPAPLIPA